The following coding sequences lie in one Zingiber officinale cultivar Zhangliang chromosome 2B, Zo_v1.1, whole genome shotgun sequence genomic window:
- the LOC122045138 gene encoding protein NETWORKED 1A-like isoform X2 produces the protein MATISHSGSRRLYSWWWNSHISPKNSKWLQENLSDMDSKIKVMIKIIEEDADSFAKRAEMYYKKRPELMKLVEEFYRAYRALAERYDNATGVLRQAHQTMAVVFPNQIPLEVSDELPMDSEMFELFDGDDEAMKMDRPFPEAIDLKNLPEMFTLEKLKEMEELQKVREENNRVNEQKLSSTLKIIDLQDEIISLRGIKGKLQDEVKLFKEEKELQYQELCEIKEDRNNLEKLKEKVEEENNRLNEQSLMFTVEMLNLKDEIVFLKDSKAKLNEELEICREDLHELVKKHEHELEHLHEKLQDMELIKLSIEEELERVRQENTKLGEELERCRGEKEVLNSAQRHSILQEQIQAVTMEMENLQAMIKELKDGNNDLKEIIKNHECQQVVNSDNLRKIQSMSEQNAILEASLSDANEELETLRENVTILEKRHENIRRRVFLDEDEKDVLLSHMDVAARNIEKLLGRNTFLENSLSDVNVELNTLKGNFKIIDECCQSLHGQKYSLLSEKDTLQTKFERISWSLRNLESSYTELEGKCSNLEREKASALQKVAELQEFLRLEKEKHQSLIHSSKSQLSALENQLHLGEQQCWKMEEELEVERQMVINGQIEVFILQRCLHDIEQKCITKEKEIAFFEKKSEKLRGWIIQITNMLEIDLKWGSLDDAKEEFLLQLILHEVRRLINSISEAHDEKQILILEKSVVVTLLQQFGLYVADLRGEVLACNMETQSREKEFTVLIGKNNKIFEANKQLEEKLQSSNQREELLKDEADILFRQLSQLQEAHRKLQRQTARVVEENQLLSKKLNAVTIKKDNLEEEANFLLVEIMTLDYLCASLTSYLAETGLELKLVSDERDYLCKAQDELIKEIMLVHRKVKMLELENKQLELSFTDLNECRRCLSRLHNDMNMARNVINACEDKLLLDKDMVQVTKSELHRNIEESKIKVIEAKLAKQEMEKSDNCGIGTDYQAEISSLLNDIQSATVCVTFFRDKVIEQILQCESIQRNGMLHRKALHDEIMIRDETVNELKEKVNSLEVDNRRLNKEVNTYMSILETFLDDINILEEQSQSFGKYHPSPSNQGKQGNQVSHMYKKQETNKAHGARSQLGIPELCHLKAKIRALQKMVKDTRNLLELERLDSNASLEAAWHEIEALRSKDNSDNGSRKKKYEKIMRNIELDIVLNASSLPTQLKDIHSHEGRKRENVKETFYQRLEMWGTTEKDSSKQKQKSPIVIEEVERSHASNELVSEKELGVDKLGEPKKSEIESDHERNQMEMERLCSNAQRLLALQASVQELHKKMEALENINSTSLEFDAVKVQLKEAEGTISKLVELNSKLTNKAGDLTESNDEVREIKKDAGSRNRRQISDRAEKVSEKIGKLELELQKLQLQVQKMEEEENRIRKTKIVDKSGMLLKEYIYGKREVRKKKRGSCRCMRPKTKGD, from the exons ATGGCAACAATTTCACACTCCGGGTCGAGGCGCTTGTATTCATGGTGGTGGAACAGCCATATCAGTCCTAAGAATTCCAAGTGGCTTCAAGAGAACCTCTCAG ACATGGATAGCAAGATAAAAGTTATGATCAAGATCATAGAAGAGGATGCTGATTCATTTGCAAAACGAGCAGAAATGTACTACAAGAAGAGACCTGAGCTCATGAAACTAGTGGAGGAATTCTACCGCGCTTACCGCGCTTTAGCAGAGAGATATGACAATGCCACCGGAGTTCTTCGCCAGGCTCATCAAACAATGGCTGTTGTTTTTCCAAACCAGATCCCACTTGAAGTTTCTGATGAGCTGCCGATGGATTCTGAAATGTTTGAACTTTTTGATGGTGATGATGAGGCCATGAAGATGGATAGACCTTTTCCGGAGGCAATCGATCTGAAGAACTTGCCTGAGATGTTTACACTTGAGAAGCTTAAAGAAATGGAAGAACTTCAGAAGGTCAGGGAGGAAAACAACAGAGTGAATGAGCAAAAACTTTCATCTACTCTCAAGATAATCGATCTTCAGGATGAGATAATTTCTCTGAGAGGAATCAAAGGAAAGCTTCAAGATGAAGTGAAGTTGTTCAAGGAGGAAAAGGAGCTGCAGTATCAGGAGCTCTGTGAAATCAAAGAAGACCGAAACAATTTAGAGAAACTGAAGGAGAAGGTTGAGGAGGAAAACAACAGACTGAATGAACAAAGTCTTATGTTTACTgtagaaatgctaaatctgaaggaTGAGATAGTTTTCCTGAAGGATTCGAAGGCCAAACTGAATGAAGAACTTGAAATTTGCAGAGAGGATCTACATGAACTTGTCAAGAAACATGAGCATGAATTGGAACACTTGCATGAGAAATTGCAAGACATGGAACTGATAAAGTTGAGCATAGAGGAAGAATTAGAGAGGGTTAGGCAGGAAAATACCAAACTTGGAGAAGAACTCGAACGATGTAGAGGGGAGAAGGAAGTTCTTAATTCAGCACAGAGGCACAGTATCTTGCAAGAGCAAATACAAGCAGTCACTATGGAGATGGAGAATCTTCAGGCAATGATAAAAGAGTTGAAAGATGGAAACAATGACTTGAAGGAGATCATCAAGAACCATGAATGTCAACAAGTTGTTAACTCAGACAACCTTAGAAAGATTCAATCGATGTCGGAGCAGAATGCCATACTGGAAGCTTCACTTTCAGATGCAAATGAAGAACTGGAAACATTAAGAGAGAATGTTACAATTTTAGAGAAGAGACATGAAAATATCAGGAGAAGGGTTTTTCTGGACGAAGATGAAAAGGATGTGCTCCTCTCTCATATGGATGTGGCTGCTCGGAACATCGAGAAACTCCTGGGAAGAAATACATTCTTGGAGAACTCCCTCTCTGATGTGAATGTTGAACTGAATACACTGAAAGGAAATTTCAAGATCATAGATGAATGTTGCCAATCTCTTCATGGTCAGAAATACTCACTTCTTTCTGAAAAGGATACTCTTCAGACAAAG TTCGAAAGAATCAGCTGGAGTTTAAGGAACTTGGAGAGTAGCTACACTGAATTAGAAGGTAAATGCTCAAATCTGGAGCGCGAAAAAGCTTCGGCACTTCAAAAGGTTGCTGAATTGCAAGAATTTCTGAGGCTCGAAAAGGAAAAGCATCAATCTCTCATTCATTCGAGTAAAAGTCAGCTGAGTGCATTAGAAAACCAGCTCCACCTTGGGGAACAGCAGTGTTGGAAAATGGAGGAAGAACTGGAAGTGGAACGGCAAATGGTCATCAATGGTCAGATTGAAGTATTCATCTTGCAAAGATGTTTACATGATATCGAGCAAAAGTGCATCACTAAAGAGAAAGAAATTGCATTCTTTGAAAAGAAAAGTGAGAAATTAAGGGGTTGGATCATTCAGATAACAAACATGCTTGAGATTGATCTGAAATGGGGTTCATTGGATGATGCCAAAGAAGAATTTCTTTTACAACTTATTTTGCATGAAGTCAGACGCTTGATCAATTCTATTTCAGAGGCACATGACGAGAAGCAAATTCTGATTCTTGAAAAATCAGTGGTTGTTACTCTTCTTCAGCAGTTTGGATTGTATGTCGCCGATCTTAGAGGAGAAGTTTTGGCTTGTAACATGGAAACTCAATCAAGGGAAAAGGAATTTACAGTGCTAATAGGAAAGAACAATAAAATTTTCGAGGCTAACAAACAATTGGAGGAAAAGTTGCAGAGTAGCAACCAGAGGGAGGAGCTATTGAAGGATGAAGCAGACATTCTATTCAGGCAGTTGTCACAGTTACAAGAGGCTCATCGCAAGTTGCAAAGGCAAACCGCTAGAGTGGTCGAAGAAAACCAGCTTCTTTCGAAGAAACTAAATGCAGTGACAATAAAGAAGGACAACTTGGAGGAGGAGGCCAACTTCTTGCTTGTAGAGATCATGACCTTAGATTACCTTTGCGCGTCGCTCACGAGTTACCTTGCTGAGACAGGATTGGAGCTGAAGCTGGTGAGTGATGAAAGGGACTATCTTTGCAAGGCACAAGATGAACTGATCAAGGAGATAATGCTGGTCCATAGAAAAGTTAAAATGCTTGAACTTGAGAACAAACAGCTTGAATTATCATTCACCGACTTGAACGAGTGCAGAAGATGTTTGTCGAGGCTTCACAATGATATGAACATGGCTAGAAATGTAATCAATGCTTGTGAAGATAAGCTATTACTAGATAAAGACATGGTGCAAGTTACAAAATCAGAGTTGCACAGGAACATAGAAGAATCTAAGATCAAGGTTATCGAAGCTAAGTTAGCTAAACAAGAAATGGAGAAAAGTGATAATTGTGGAATCGGAACAGACTATCAAGCAGAAATTTCATCATTGCTGAACGACATACAGAGTGCCACAGTTTGTGTAACATTCTTTAGAGACAAAGTAATTGAACAGATACTGCAATGTGAAAGCATACAGAGAAATGGGATGCTGCACAGGAAAGCTTTACATGATGAAATCATGATCAGAGATGAAACAGTCAATGAACTGAAGGAGAAAGTGAATAGCCTTGAGGTTGACAACAGAAGATTGAACAAAGAAGTCAATACGTATATGTCAATTCTAGAGACTTTCTTGGATGATATCAATATCTTGGAAGAACAGTCTCAATCTTTTGGGAAATACCATCCATCACCAAGCAACCAGGGAAAACAG GGCAACCAAGTCAGCCATATGTACAAGAAGCAAGAGACAAACAAAGCTCATGGTGCTCGATCGCAGCTAGGAATCCCAGAATTGTGCCACTTAAAAGCGAAGATCAGGGCACTTCAGAAGATGGTGAAGGATACCAGGAACCTCTTGGAGCTGGAAAGGTTAGACTCAAATGCTAGCTTAGAGGCTGCATGGCACGAAATAGAAGCACTGAGATCAAAAGACAACTCTGATAACGGTAGCCGcaagaaaaaatatgaaaagaTTATGAGAAATATAGAGCTTGACATTGTGTTGAATGCTTCATCACTGCCAACACAATTGAAGGACATCCATTCTCATgaaggaagaaagagagaaaatgtCAAGGAAACCTTTTATCAAAGGCTTGAAATGTGGGGAACAACTGAAAAGGATAGCAGTAAACAAAAGCAGAAATCGCCCATCGTAATTGAGGAAGTGGAGAGAAGCCATGCTTCAAATGAGCTGGTATCTGAGAAAGAGTTGGGCGTTGACAAATTAGGGGAGCCTAAAAAATCTGAGATAGAATCCGACCATGAACGGAACCAAATGGAGATGGAGAGACTTTGTTCTAATGCACAGAGGCTCTTGGCACTTCAAGCAAGTGTTCAAGAACTACACAAGAAAATGGAAGCACTAGAAAACATCAACAGCACCTCACTTGAATTCGATGCTGTCAAAGTACAATTGAAGGAGGCTGAGGGAACCATCTCTAAGCTGGTTGAGCTCAACAGCAAGTTAACAAATAAAGCTGGAGACTTGACTGAATCCAACGACGAAGTCAGGGAGATCAAGAAAGATGCAGGAAGCAGAAACAGAAGGCAAATCTCAGATCGGGCTGAGAAGGTGTCTGAAAAAATTGGAAAGCTGGAGTTGGAGCTGCAGAAATTGCAGTTACAAGTGCAgaaaatggaagaagaagaaaacagaatcaGAAAGACTAAAATTGTGGATAAATCTGGGATGCTTCTGAAAGAATACATATATGGAAAGAGAGAAGTTCGTAAGAAGAAGAGAGGCTCCTGTCGATGCATGAGGCCAAAGACAAAGGGTGACTGA
- the LOC122045138 gene encoding protein NETWORKED 1A-like isoform X1, with product MATISHSGSRRLYSWWWNSHISPKNSKWLQENLSDMDSKIKVMIKIIEEDADSFAKRAEMYYKKRPELMKLVEEFYRAYRALAERYDNATGVLRQAHQTMAVVFPNQIPLEVSDELPMDSEMFELFDGDDEAMKMDRPFPEAIDLKNLPEMFTLEKLKEMEELQKVREENNRVNEQKLSSTLKIIDLQDEIISLRGIKGKLQDEVKLFKEEKELQYQELCEIKEDRNNLEKLKEKVEEENNRLNEQSLMFTVEMLNLKDEIVFLKDSKAKLNEELEICREDLHELVKKHEHELEHLHEKLQDMELIKLSIEEELERVRQENTKLGEELERCRGEKEVLNSAQRHSILQEQIQAVTMEMENLQAMIKELKDGNNDLKEIIKNHECQQVVNSDNLRKIQSMSEQNAILEASLSDANEELETLRENVTILEKRHENIRRRVFLDEDEKDVLLSHMDVAARNIEKLLGRNTFLENSLSDVNVELNTLKGNFKIIDECCQSLHGQKYSLLSEKDTLQTKSLAQFERISWSLRNLESSYTELEGKCSNLEREKASALQKVAELQEFLRLEKEKHQSLIHSSKSQLSALENQLHLGEQQCWKMEEELEVERQMVINGQIEVFILQRCLHDIEQKCITKEKEIAFFEKKSEKLRGWIIQITNMLEIDLKWGSLDDAKEEFLLQLILHEVRRLINSISEAHDEKQILILEKSVVVTLLQQFGLYVADLRGEVLACNMETQSREKEFTVLIGKNNKIFEANKQLEEKLQSSNQREELLKDEADILFRQLSQLQEAHRKLQRQTARVVEENQLLSKKLNAVTIKKDNLEEEANFLLVEIMTLDYLCASLTSYLAETGLELKLVSDERDYLCKAQDELIKEIMLVHRKVKMLELENKQLELSFTDLNECRRCLSRLHNDMNMARNVINACEDKLLLDKDMVQVTKSELHRNIEESKIKVIEAKLAKQEMEKSDNCGIGTDYQAEISSLLNDIQSATVCVTFFRDKVIEQILQCESIQRNGMLHRKALHDEIMIRDETVNELKEKVNSLEVDNRRLNKEVNTYMSILETFLDDINILEEQSQSFGKYHPSPSNQGKQGNQVSHMYKKQETNKAHGARSQLGIPELCHLKAKIRALQKMVKDTRNLLELERLDSNASLEAAWHEIEALRSKDNSDNGSRKKKYEKIMRNIELDIVLNASSLPTQLKDIHSHEGRKRENVKETFYQRLEMWGTTEKDSSKQKQKSPIVIEEVERSHASNELVSEKELGVDKLGEPKKSEIESDHERNQMEMERLCSNAQRLLALQASVQELHKKMEALENINSTSLEFDAVKVQLKEAEGTISKLVELNSKLTNKAGDLTESNDEVREIKKDAGSRNRRQISDRAEKVSEKIGKLELELQKLQLQVQKMEEEENRIRKTKIVDKSGMLLKEYIYGKREVRKKKRGSCRCMRPKTKGD from the exons ATGGCAACAATTTCACACTCCGGGTCGAGGCGCTTGTATTCATGGTGGTGGAACAGCCATATCAGTCCTAAGAATTCCAAGTGGCTTCAAGAGAACCTCTCAG ACATGGATAGCAAGATAAAAGTTATGATCAAGATCATAGAAGAGGATGCTGATTCATTTGCAAAACGAGCAGAAATGTACTACAAGAAGAGACCTGAGCTCATGAAACTAGTGGAGGAATTCTACCGCGCTTACCGCGCTTTAGCAGAGAGATATGACAATGCCACCGGAGTTCTTCGCCAGGCTCATCAAACAATGGCTGTTGTTTTTCCAAACCAGATCCCACTTGAAGTTTCTGATGAGCTGCCGATGGATTCTGAAATGTTTGAACTTTTTGATGGTGATGATGAGGCCATGAAGATGGATAGACCTTTTCCGGAGGCAATCGATCTGAAGAACTTGCCTGAGATGTTTACACTTGAGAAGCTTAAAGAAATGGAAGAACTTCAGAAGGTCAGGGAGGAAAACAACAGAGTGAATGAGCAAAAACTTTCATCTACTCTCAAGATAATCGATCTTCAGGATGAGATAATTTCTCTGAGAGGAATCAAAGGAAAGCTTCAAGATGAAGTGAAGTTGTTCAAGGAGGAAAAGGAGCTGCAGTATCAGGAGCTCTGTGAAATCAAAGAAGACCGAAACAATTTAGAGAAACTGAAGGAGAAGGTTGAGGAGGAAAACAACAGACTGAATGAACAAAGTCTTATGTTTACTgtagaaatgctaaatctgaaggaTGAGATAGTTTTCCTGAAGGATTCGAAGGCCAAACTGAATGAAGAACTTGAAATTTGCAGAGAGGATCTACATGAACTTGTCAAGAAACATGAGCATGAATTGGAACACTTGCATGAGAAATTGCAAGACATGGAACTGATAAAGTTGAGCATAGAGGAAGAATTAGAGAGGGTTAGGCAGGAAAATACCAAACTTGGAGAAGAACTCGAACGATGTAGAGGGGAGAAGGAAGTTCTTAATTCAGCACAGAGGCACAGTATCTTGCAAGAGCAAATACAAGCAGTCACTATGGAGATGGAGAATCTTCAGGCAATGATAAAAGAGTTGAAAGATGGAAACAATGACTTGAAGGAGATCATCAAGAACCATGAATGTCAACAAGTTGTTAACTCAGACAACCTTAGAAAGATTCAATCGATGTCGGAGCAGAATGCCATACTGGAAGCTTCACTTTCAGATGCAAATGAAGAACTGGAAACATTAAGAGAGAATGTTACAATTTTAGAGAAGAGACATGAAAATATCAGGAGAAGGGTTTTTCTGGACGAAGATGAAAAGGATGTGCTCCTCTCTCATATGGATGTGGCTGCTCGGAACATCGAGAAACTCCTGGGAAGAAATACATTCTTGGAGAACTCCCTCTCTGATGTGAATGTTGAACTGAATACACTGAAAGGAAATTTCAAGATCATAGATGAATGTTGCCAATCTCTTCATGGTCAGAAATACTCACTTCTTTCTGAAAAGGATACTCTTCAGACAAAG TCATTGGCTCAGTTCGAAAGAATCAGCTGGAGTTTAAGGAACTTGGAGAGTAGCTACACTGAATTAGAAGGTAAATGCTCAAATCTGGAGCGCGAAAAAGCTTCGGCACTTCAAAAGGTTGCTGAATTGCAAGAATTTCTGAGGCTCGAAAAGGAAAAGCATCAATCTCTCATTCATTCGAGTAAAAGTCAGCTGAGTGCATTAGAAAACCAGCTCCACCTTGGGGAACAGCAGTGTTGGAAAATGGAGGAAGAACTGGAAGTGGAACGGCAAATGGTCATCAATGGTCAGATTGAAGTATTCATCTTGCAAAGATGTTTACATGATATCGAGCAAAAGTGCATCACTAAAGAGAAAGAAATTGCATTCTTTGAAAAGAAAAGTGAGAAATTAAGGGGTTGGATCATTCAGATAACAAACATGCTTGAGATTGATCTGAAATGGGGTTCATTGGATGATGCCAAAGAAGAATTTCTTTTACAACTTATTTTGCATGAAGTCAGACGCTTGATCAATTCTATTTCAGAGGCACATGACGAGAAGCAAATTCTGATTCTTGAAAAATCAGTGGTTGTTACTCTTCTTCAGCAGTTTGGATTGTATGTCGCCGATCTTAGAGGAGAAGTTTTGGCTTGTAACATGGAAACTCAATCAAGGGAAAAGGAATTTACAGTGCTAATAGGAAAGAACAATAAAATTTTCGAGGCTAACAAACAATTGGAGGAAAAGTTGCAGAGTAGCAACCAGAGGGAGGAGCTATTGAAGGATGAAGCAGACATTCTATTCAGGCAGTTGTCACAGTTACAAGAGGCTCATCGCAAGTTGCAAAGGCAAACCGCTAGAGTGGTCGAAGAAAACCAGCTTCTTTCGAAGAAACTAAATGCAGTGACAATAAAGAAGGACAACTTGGAGGAGGAGGCCAACTTCTTGCTTGTAGAGATCATGACCTTAGATTACCTTTGCGCGTCGCTCACGAGTTACCTTGCTGAGACAGGATTGGAGCTGAAGCTGGTGAGTGATGAAAGGGACTATCTTTGCAAGGCACAAGATGAACTGATCAAGGAGATAATGCTGGTCCATAGAAAAGTTAAAATGCTTGAACTTGAGAACAAACAGCTTGAATTATCATTCACCGACTTGAACGAGTGCAGAAGATGTTTGTCGAGGCTTCACAATGATATGAACATGGCTAGAAATGTAATCAATGCTTGTGAAGATAAGCTATTACTAGATAAAGACATGGTGCAAGTTACAAAATCAGAGTTGCACAGGAACATAGAAGAATCTAAGATCAAGGTTATCGAAGCTAAGTTAGCTAAACAAGAAATGGAGAAAAGTGATAATTGTGGAATCGGAACAGACTATCAAGCAGAAATTTCATCATTGCTGAACGACATACAGAGTGCCACAGTTTGTGTAACATTCTTTAGAGACAAAGTAATTGAACAGATACTGCAATGTGAAAGCATACAGAGAAATGGGATGCTGCACAGGAAAGCTTTACATGATGAAATCATGATCAGAGATGAAACAGTCAATGAACTGAAGGAGAAAGTGAATAGCCTTGAGGTTGACAACAGAAGATTGAACAAAGAAGTCAATACGTATATGTCAATTCTAGAGACTTTCTTGGATGATATCAATATCTTGGAAGAACAGTCTCAATCTTTTGGGAAATACCATCCATCACCAAGCAACCAGGGAAAACAG GGCAACCAAGTCAGCCATATGTACAAGAAGCAAGAGACAAACAAAGCTCATGGTGCTCGATCGCAGCTAGGAATCCCAGAATTGTGCCACTTAAAAGCGAAGATCAGGGCACTTCAGAAGATGGTGAAGGATACCAGGAACCTCTTGGAGCTGGAAAGGTTAGACTCAAATGCTAGCTTAGAGGCTGCATGGCACGAAATAGAAGCACTGAGATCAAAAGACAACTCTGATAACGGTAGCCGcaagaaaaaatatgaaaagaTTATGAGAAATATAGAGCTTGACATTGTGTTGAATGCTTCATCACTGCCAACACAATTGAAGGACATCCATTCTCATgaaggaagaaagagagaaaatgtCAAGGAAACCTTTTATCAAAGGCTTGAAATGTGGGGAACAACTGAAAAGGATAGCAGTAAACAAAAGCAGAAATCGCCCATCGTAATTGAGGAAGTGGAGAGAAGCCATGCTTCAAATGAGCTGGTATCTGAGAAAGAGTTGGGCGTTGACAAATTAGGGGAGCCTAAAAAATCTGAGATAGAATCCGACCATGAACGGAACCAAATGGAGATGGAGAGACTTTGTTCTAATGCACAGAGGCTCTTGGCACTTCAAGCAAGTGTTCAAGAACTACACAAGAAAATGGAAGCACTAGAAAACATCAACAGCACCTCACTTGAATTCGATGCTGTCAAAGTACAATTGAAGGAGGCTGAGGGAACCATCTCTAAGCTGGTTGAGCTCAACAGCAAGTTAACAAATAAAGCTGGAGACTTGACTGAATCCAACGACGAAGTCAGGGAGATCAAGAAAGATGCAGGAAGCAGAAACAGAAGGCAAATCTCAGATCGGGCTGAGAAGGTGTCTGAAAAAATTGGAAAGCTGGAGTTGGAGCTGCAGAAATTGCAGTTACAAGTGCAgaaaatggaagaagaagaaaacagaatcaGAAAGACTAAAATTGTGGATAAATCTGGGATGCTTCTGAAAGAATACATATATGGAAAGAGAGAAGTTCGTAAGAAGAAGAGAGGCTCCTGTCGATGCATGAGGCCAAAGACAAAGGGTGACTGA